AGAAATTCATGAATATTTATCAACCTTTGAGAATTCCATTGGTGCTGTGGATGAGATGCTGAAGACCATGATGTCTGTTTCTAGAAATGAGTTGTTGCAGAAGGTATTTTAAGTAGTTTCTAAAAATGTAATTCATAAAACCGAGTGCTATGTTAATGAAATATatagaagaagaaacagatacaTGATATATGCCCCTTTCCccctttatttcaatttttaagtgtttggatatctttaaggagaaaatataacaaactccAAGCTTAGGAAATACCTCctaactatatttttattttgacttgGTTTTGAATAAAAAAAGCTCTCCCAGCATTCTTTTTGACAGACTCTATCTTTGACCTTTTAAGTATTACAATGATGTTATCAGGGTTTCTGGAAACCCTATAGGACAAAAAGAGTAAATTGACTTTGACAGTCTAAAACAAATCTCATTATGTTTCTTCTGTCTTTGGTATTGCCTAAGCATTTTAGCCTGCTTCTTATACATAAATGCATCATGTACAATGTTTATATTGATGAATTACTTTTGACATACAAAGCCCAGATTGTAAAtcctgaaattaaaataattcaaaagaattttttaaaattttggattaTACACATTCCTTGTTTAACTTAAAGATGGTACGCTGAAGTGAAAATTTGTGGGCAAAAATCACTGGTtaacaaaacttttcttttttcaaattatttccagATTATTTGGTTTGATTATTGGATTATAGGAAGTGAAAAAAACACTTCTTTGATACATTGTACTTGGTGAAAGTTTAAAATATGTGATGGTGCTCaaagtttgtatttcttttttctttctctttctctctctccctctttttttaatagttgGACCCACTTGAACAAGCAAAAGTGGATTTAGTTTCTGCTTACACATTGAATTCAATGTTTTGGGGTATGTATATTACTTTAGAGTTAATTAGAAAGCAAATTATTTATCATGTCAAAggtgacttattttttaaatgctagcaATTATACTTTATGGTAATTTTAATAgtcagatatttatttcttttaaatcagaATACCAGATGCCCATGAGCCACACATACATTTAGTATCACAAAGAGGTTGAATAATTTAAGATTTAGTTAATAATTTGTGTGATGTTTCCTTTTTGTAACTGGAGTTTCTTTAATTAATGCTcttaattaatatatatgcattttattcCATGAAATCTTTCTCTTGTAGTTTATTTGGCAACGCAGGGAGTTAATCCTAAGGAACATCCAGTAAAGCAGGAATTGGTAAGATTGCAGTGGAtcgatttctttttattttacgtGTAATGTCTGTTGTAGTGTTTCTAAAGGTAAAATCGCAGTACCTTTATCACACGAATTGTGGAGAACAGAATTATTTAGGGATGAAATTACGAAAGTGAGCCAGATTTCATCGtgcctttagtttttctttctctcaccttTGTCAGAGAAGGGTGTTCCATATATTATATAAATCTCTGGATGGGGAAATGTCACGATTCTAGTAATTATTTATAACTGctatattatttttcctataaattcttGAAATCCTGTTCATCTCTACaactgcctgttttttttttttaaactcttatgCAATTCTTAAAAGTATATTCTAGTTGATTTACTAGCCAAGACGGGAAAGTTTCTCCTCCACCGTTTCAATTCTTCCATTAATTCATTTTCTCAGCAGTAAAGAATCCACTTCGGCAACAAAGCTAAAAGCTTTTTTGGCACCAGTTGTATGTGTACTGTCCAGTAATTCTGCATTAGTGACATATTTACAACCTGTAATAAATCTTATAGGTTTGTCTTTGTATTCCATTTAGATGTATAAGTATAGTATATTATATAAGGTCTGGTATCTTGGAGTTTTTGCTGACTTCAAAAATTAAATCAttcaatttgaaagaaaaagatttagaaatcaaacttatggttaccttcTTGACTTGGCTTTATGAAtaagaatattaataaatttattctttgtgtttataaaatataaggtaaatatatatgtgaaatacACTTGACACTGTATTATTGTTCTAAAGTTTTATGGTGGttgacatgtattttttttataacttaGTAAAGTACttggtaatttattttaaaaaatgagtaaaccagatctgttttcttcaatttttaaatgtgtagactaagacattttcttcttttaaatttcttgggagaaaagtacatttatttttaaatacagatatTGTGAAAAATACTTaaggcaaaaatataaagcaatatGATCCACAGAGCTTGATTTGACAAGTGATACTGGCTTTAAATCTTAAGAAGTATGCATTGTATCATCTGCTTTCACCTTTCTAATATGGactttacatttataaaattcctctttcttctcttaaaCACAAAGTTATTTGGAGTAGTGTAACACTTAATTCTgtcattggaaaaaaaatcatctgtgttTTTCCCTCAGAATCCACTTTATGGAGGAGTACATTTATATTTTGGACAAGGGTTGATAAATGAAAAGCATCCATAAACCTATTCCCCTTTTCTGACCTTGTGACAGATGTCACTAATTGATCACAGAGTTAGTATGTGAGAGGAAGCCTATTTGCCATATCTTTCATGAATGGGGAAGGGCAATGAAAATAGTTTATTCATTCGACAAATATTTGAATGCCCACTGGAAGCCAGGCATTATTTCCAAGTGAGATAATTCCTCAGtgaataaagccaataaataTCCCTGCCTTTGTGGCAGGTGCCAGACTATCTAGTGGAGGGAAACAAACAGCATAATCAAacagacaacaaataataaatacgtATGAAGATATAGTATGTTAGAAAGTTATgttgtgggaaaaaaagaaaaaaatagcccaGAGTAAGAGGCATTGGAGTGCTTGGGTAGGATTGCCATTTTCAGTAGTAAAGGCAGCACTTATTAACAAGGTGAACACTTGAGGGGACTGGAAGGAAGCGAGGGCTGGCCGTGCGGGTTTGTGAGGGAAGATCattctgggcagggctgggctgggtgtgTGTTgtgaggactttggcttttactcagaGAAACAGGGAGCCACgagagggttttgagcagggtTGTCAGTTTTTTACGATTAAAAAATTCTAAGGTTCTGCATTTTTCTGTGTATGTTTCTAtaactgttttgattattttaatgaaaCTTGCTTTTAAGCAGTGATCAATCATTTACTCTGCTGCTTTATAGCTCTCACGCCTTATTTCTCCAACTGAAGTATAGAATAGCCCTTTATTCTGATTAGTGGTCTCAGAAGATTCAAAGTGGTACAGCAACCTAGTATGTTTCTCACCTTGTAAAGTCTGATTAGAACTGTATATTTCATTAGAAAATATCATGTGCTTTTCAGTCAGAACTATGACATTGGATAAAAAGATCTTGTATTTTCATTATACTTACTGGAATTGTGACATGAAGgtaacacagaaaaataaatagttaaatacTGCCTTAGCCATTTCCTGTTTAGAAAAATTTCTGGCGAGTTTAGTTTGTATGTTGAAAGTATGTGAAAGctttagtattttaattaattaattatttatttattcaggctgcgccaggtcttagttgcggcacgtgggatctttagttgtggcatgcagccttcttagttgtggcatgtgggcttcttagttgtggcatgcaaactcttagttgtggcatgcatgtgggatctagttccccgaccagtgatcgaacccgggcccccttcattgggagtgcagagtcttgctcactggaccaccagggaagtcccgaaagctCTATTTTAGATTATAGGCTTCAGATACAAGAGAGTTAGTATGTGGATTTAGGTGAATGCTAAATTGAAAAATTTAGTATAACCACATGTAAACAATTAAATGTTTATCTCTGTAGTGTCTAGATCTTCCTCTTTTGAAACACTCAGAACAGTTCTGAAATGacttttttaatatctgtattcCCCTCAGACTGTGAACCCCAGGAGAACATGCAATGTGTTTATCCTATTCACTTTGCACTTATTAGCACCACTCAATAAGGAATAAATACAAAGCTGTTGAATTTAACTGCGGTATAGTATAATAGAACTTAGTGGTGAACAGCTTAGTAAATCTgttgcctttcttctttttttgtctttaaggAGAGAATCAGAGTATACATGAACAGAGTCAAGGAAATAACAGACAAGAAAAAGGCTGGCAAGCTGGACAGGGCTGCAGCTTCaagatttgtaaaaaatgccCTATGGGAACCAAAACCTAAAAATGCATCCAAAGTTGCcaataaaggaaaaagtaaaagttaACCTTTTGATTTGGATGTACACATATTGAAAAAGtacataatttttattgttttccacaAAATAGATGATGATTATGTGGCATAGTAAGGTTTAAATGTATTCCATATTGAATTCGCGtgtaaaatttgcattttaaatttgtaatGCTAAATACTTTTCCCCCAGAAAGATTAAGttatccttattgattttcctATAGAACATTATGAGGTTTTTTAACATTgtggtatattttatatttatagtttaCTGTCTCTTGACAAGACTCTTATTTCCTTATATAGGTCAGTTTTTCAAGTGCCATTTTATAAGCAACTATGAAATTTAAGTTAAATGTTCTTTGCAAACATTTGTCTATTTTCGATGAATAATGATTTTATGAAGTATGCTGAAGTTTTGAATACATCTGTTTTCACTATATaatatttggaaagaaagaaatgacttaAATGTCCATTTTTTCTGTGAAGTTATTTCATTATGCTTTCATGATTTTGGGA
This genomic stretch from Balaenoptera acutorostrata chromosome 12, mBalAcu1.1, whole genome shotgun sequence harbors:
- the C1D gene encoding nuclear nucleic acid-binding protein C1D; this encodes MASEEINEDYPVEIHEYLSTFENSIGAVDEMLKTMMSVSRNELLQKLDPLEQAKVDLVSAYTLNSMFWVYLATQGVNPKEHPVKQELERIRVYMNRVKEITDKKKAGKLDRAAASRFVKNALWEPKPKNASKVANKGKSKS